A genomic segment from Syntrophotalea acetylenivorans encodes:
- the nuoF gene encoding NADH-quinone oxidoreductase subunit NuoF, with product MSQLLFKNRRPDHTVLLDEYRQNGGYQGLEKALREMQPAQIRDEVKASGLRGRGGAGFSTGLKWSFFPFDAEGDKYLVCNGDEMEPGTFKDRQLLEADPHQLVEGMALSAYALNINTGYIFLRYAYNQCYTNLLQAIADAKQAGLLGRNILGSEFSFELHVHRSAGRYICGEETALLNGLEGKRPNPRSKPPFPAIKGLFAKPTVLNNIETLANIPHIINGGAQWFSDLALTEEGAGTKLYGLAGHLNNPGCVELPMGITLGELVEEHGGGVWLGRKFKACLPGGASTPYLTADHFDVAMDYNPLEAVKTRLGTGGLVVFDDQTCMVAATLNLMRFFARESCGWCTPCRDGLPMVCWVLEKIESGQGTVDDVTMLKELLGHINGRSFCALALGAMGPVDGLLRLFEEEVLDHVKKGRCPLQKS from the coding sequence TTACGTGAAATGCAGCCGGCCCAGATCCGCGACGAAGTCAAGGCGTCAGGACTGCGCGGCCGGGGCGGGGCCGGTTTCTCCACCGGCCTGAAATGGTCATTTTTCCCCTTCGATGCCGAAGGTGACAAATATCTGGTCTGCAACGGCGACGAAATGGAGCCGGGTACCTTCAAGGACCGCCAACTCCTTGAAGCCGACCCCCATCAACTCGTTGAGGGCATGGCTCTCTCCGCCTACGCCCTCAACATCAACACTGGCTATATTTTTCTGCGCTACGCCTACAATCAGTGCTACACCAACCTGCTACAAGCCATTGCCGATGCTAAACAGGCTGGATTGCTCGGCCGTAACATCCTCGGCAGCGAGTTTTCTTTTGAACTGCACGTCCACCGTAGCGCCGGTCGTTACATTTGCGGCGAAGAGACCGCCCTCCTCAACGGCCTGGAAGGCAAGCGGCCCAATCCCCGCTCTAAACCGCCTTTTCCGGCCATTAAGGGGCTATTCGCCAAACCAACGGTTCTCAACAACATCGAAACCCTGGCTAATATCCCGCATATTATAAACGGCGGGGCCCAGTGGTTTTCCGACTTGGCTCTCACCGAAGAAGGCGCCGGCACCAAGCTCTACGGCCTGGCGGGCCATCTCAATAACCCCGGCTGCGTTGAACTGCCCATGGGGATAACCCTCGGTGAATTGGTTGAAGAGCATGGTGGAGGCGTCTGGTTGGGGCGCAAGTTCAAAGCCTGTCTCCCCGGTGGAGCTTCGACCCCTTATCTGACTGCGGACCATTTCGATGTGGCCATGGACTACAATCCCTTGGAGGCCGTTAAGACCCGTCTCGGCACCGGCGGCCTGGTCGTTTTCGATGACCAGACCTGCATGGTGGCAGCAACCCTTAATTTAATGCGCTTCTTCGCCCGGGAGAGCTGCGGCTGGTGCACCCCCTGCCGGGACGGCCTGCCCATGGTCTGCTGGGTGTTGGAAAAAATCGAAAGCGGCCAAGGTACTGTCGACGATGTAACGATGCTGAAGGAGTTGCTAGGTCACATCAACGGCCGTTCCTTCTGCGCATTGGCCCTTGGCGCCATGGGTCCGGTGGACGGCTTGCTGCGACTTTTTGAGGAAGAAGTGCTCGACCACGTTAAAAAAGGTCGCTGTCCCTTGCAGAAGAGCTGA
- the nuoG gene encoding NADH-quinone oxidoreductase subunit NuoG, with protein sequence MIELLACPHGIERNAAAMPTLIIDNQSVTVPEGTNVLEAAQQLGIVVPHFCYHEALGAVGACRLCAMLFIDGPVKGIQMACMVPAKDDMVVSTEAPEAIAYRGQVIEWLMLNHPHDCPVCDEGGECQLQDMTIASGHSVRRYTGKKRTYQNQDLGSFISHEMNRCIQCYRCVRTYQDYCGGTDYGVLGSNQRLYFGRFQDGPLESPFAGNLVDVCPTGVLTNKPYRFTSRFWDLQEAPSVCPHCSLGCATIPGARFRELQRIRSGNNPEVNGCFICDRGRFGYDYVNHPDRPRTPLLHGEELPWNEAIETLLQRLRELIDRHGRDSVALLGSGRSSLEANYLLGCLSKQLGCTAPVYGSHAGRDRAARAAADLPVELSASLADVRNSDLLVLTGADPLAEGPMLAVAIRQAVRNGGRVMICDPRPVELPCSAEYLPCQPQELPQLLSVLSQGGALPDKFQPLAEALQQAQRPVLIGASDLLGATGNTALLAAAQTMNSTERPCRAMVLLPEANSFGAALLAADGPDFEQLLEGMASGRIKALLCLEADPLADCPDRQLLLQGLEKLDFLAVLDHLPSLTAEKADLLLPTTALSEGTGTLINNEGRMQTFTKVFNPGEPLRISSQGSHPPRSFSSVTPGALPCQAWAILAELCDLPVDLTKIRRKLAASESRLAELPNLLAEGPGQRIQTGGKTLPQLPSVATDQVDSLQLLVCETLYGSESLSALSAPLDPVRSQPYLLLHQLDATRLGIANDDLVLLSAGDAQLTLPARLSDRMAAGIIIVPHLRNTELDIFYPGRQPLPCRVEKVSAP encoded by the coding sequence TTGATTGAACTTCTTGCCTGCCCCCACGGCATTGAAAGGAATGCGGCTGCCATGCCGACTCTGATTATCGACAACCAGAGCGTGACCGTGCCGGAAGGGACCAACGTCCTGGAGGCTGCCCAACAGCTCGGCATCGTTGTGCCCCACTTCTGTTACCACGAGGCCCTTGGCGCCGTCGGCGCCTGCCGGCTGTGTGCCATGCTGTTTATTGACGGCCCTGTCAAGGGTATTCAAATGGCCTGCATGGTCCCGGCAAAAGACGACATGGTGGTATCTACCGAGGCCCCCGAGGCGATCGCTTATCGAGGCCAAGTCATCGAATGGTTGATGCTCAACCATCCCCATGACTGTCCCGTCTGTGACGAGGGCGGTGAATGCCAGCTACAGGACATGACCATCGCCAGCGGACACAGTGTCCGGCGTTATACCGGCAAAAAACGCACCTACCAGAACCAGGATCTGGGATCTTTTATCTCCCACGAGATGAATCGCTGCATTCAATGCTACCGTTGCGTACGCACTTATCAGGATTACTGCGGCGGCACCGACTACGGCGTTCTCGGGTCCAACCAACGCCTCTATTTCGGCCGCTTTCAGGACGGCCCGCTGGAGAGCCCCTTTGCCGGTAACCTGGTGGACGTCTGCCCGACGGGAGTGTTGACCAATAAACCCTACCGCTTTACATCCCGCTTCTGGGATTTGCAGGAAGCCCCCTCGGTTTGCCCTCACTGTTCCCTCGGCTGCGCAACGATACCCGGTGCCAGGTTTCGGGAATTGCAGCGAATCCGCTCCGGCAACAACCCTGAAGTCAACGGCTGCTTCATTTGCGACCGGGGACGCTTCGGCTACGACTACGTCAACCACCCGGATCGCCCACGGACCCCCCTGTTGCACGGTGAAGAACTACCGTGGAACGAAGCCATTGAGACCCTGCTGCAGCGCCTGAGAGAACTGATCGATCGTCACGGTCGCGACTCTGTCGCTCTGCTCGGTTCCGGCCGTTCCAGCCTGGAAGCCAATTATCTATTAGGTTGCCTGAGCAAGCAACTCGGGTGCACCGCCCCGGTTTACGGCAGTCACGCCGGCCGCGACCGGGCCGCCCGCGCCGCCGCTGACCTGCCCGTTGAGTTGAGTGCCAGTCTCGCCGATGTACGCAACAGCGACCTGTTGGTGCTGACGGGGGCTGACCCGCTGGCCGAAGGCCCCATGCTCGCAGTGGCCATTCGTCAGGCGGTTCGCAATGGTGGCCGGGTAATGATCTGCGATCCACGGCCGGTTGAACTGCCCTGCAGCGCAGAATATCTGCCCTGCCAGCCGCAAGAGCTTCCCCAGTTGCTCAGCGTCCTGTCTCAGGGCGGAGCCCTGCCGGATAAATTTCAGCCCCTGGCAGAGGCCTTGCAGCAGGCCCAGCGTCCCGTATTAATTGGCGCAAGCGATCTGCTCGGCGCCACGGGCAACACCGCCCTGTTGGCTGCAGCGCAAACAATGAACAGCACGGAACGTCCCTGCCGGGCCATGGTTCTGCTGCCGGAAGCCAACAGCTTTGGCGCCGCCCTGCTGGCCGCCGACGGCCCGGATTTTGAGCAACTGCTCGAAGGCATGGCTTCGGGCCGGATCAAGGCCCTGCTCTGTCTGGAGGCCGACCCCCTGGCCGATTGCCCCGATCGACAGCTTTTGCTGCAAGGCCTGGAAAAACTCGATTTCTTAGCAGTCCTCGACCATTTGCCCAGCCTCACCGCGGAAAAGGCCGATCTGCTGCTGCCCACTACAGCTCTGTCCGAAGGGACCGGCACCCTGATCAACAACGAAGGTCGCATGCAGACCTTCACCAAGGTCTTTAACCCCGGCGAGCCTTTGCGCATCAGCAGCCAGGGAAGTCATCCGCCTCGTAGTTTTTCATCGGTCACTCCCGGCGCCTTGCCCTGCCAGGCCTGGGCGATACTGGCCGAACTCTGCGACCTGCCGGTTGATCTCACTAAGATTCGACGGAAACTGGCAGCATCGGAATCGCGACTGGCCGAACTACCGAATCTACTGGCTGAGGGACCTGGACAACGGATTCAAACCGGAGGCAAGACGCTGCCCCAGCTGCCCTCGGTGGCTACCGACCAGGTCGATTCCCTGCAGCTGTTGGTTTGCGAAACATTATACGGCTCCGAATCCTTGAGCGCTCTTTCGGCGCCCCTTGATCCGGTCCGTTCGCAACCTTATCTGCTGCTTCACCAGCTTGACGCAACCAGGCTTGGCATCGCCAACGATGACCTGGTTCTCCTTAGCGCCGGCGACGCGCAGCTGACCCTGCCGGCCCGGCTCAGCGACCGTATGGCCGCAGGCATAATCATCGTGCCGCACCTGCGCAACACCGAACTGGATATTTTTTATCCCGGCCGACAGCCACTGCCCTGCAGGGTAGAGAAAGTGAGCGCGCCATGA
- the nuoH gene encoding NADH-quinone oxidoreductase subunit NuoH — protein sequence MTDLLLTGLLILIKLGMVLAVLLTMAAYLVLAERKILARMQRRYGPNRVGFGGMMQPLADLIKLLTKEDFLPAQADKWLFLLAPGLAAVTALLAFAVVPFGPPLELFGRQIPMVVCDLNVGILYFFGLSSLAVYGVALGGWASGSKYSLLGALRAMGQMLSYELAMGLSIIPVILMARSFSLTEIVEAQASLPFALTNPLAFGIFFIAALAESKRTPFDLPEAENELVAGFHTEYSGMRFGLFFVGEYINMVVLGAIVTSLFLGGWHGPLLPPIVWFFGKVLAVAFTFIWIRGTMPRLRYDQLMAFGWKALVPLALVNLLATGGILLWLGGAS from the coding sequence ATGACCGATCTCCTGCTCACCGGGCTGTTGATACTGATCAAGCTCGGCATGGTCCTCGCCGTTCTGCTGACTATGGCCGCCTACCTGGTGCTGGCCGAGCGTAAAATTCTGGCACGCATGCAACGTCGCTACGGCCCCAACCGGGTCGGCTTCGGCGGCATGATGCAGCCCTTGGCGGACCTGATCAAACTACTCACCAAAGAAGACTTTTTGCCGGCCCAAGCCGATAAATGGCTCTTTCTGCTGGCGCCGGGCCTGGCCGCGGTGACTGCCCTGCTGGCCTTTGCCGTGGTGCCCTTTGGGCCCCCGCTGGAACTGTTCGGCCGCCAAATTCCGATGGTGGTCTGCGACCTCAATGTCGGTATCCTCTACTTTTTTGGTCTCTCTTCTCTGGCGGTCTATGGCGTCGCCCTCGGCGGCTGGGCCTCGGGTTCTAAATATTCCCTGCTCGGCGCTCTGCGTGCCATGGGTCAGATGCTCTCCTACGAATTGGCCATGGGCCTATCCATCATACCCGTGATTCTCATGGCCCGGTCCTTCTCCCTGACGGAGATCGTGGAGGCGCAAGCATCGCTGCCCTTTGCCTTAACCAACCCGCTGGCGTTCGGCATCTTCTTCATCGCTGCTCTGGCCGAATCGAAGCGTACCCCCTTCGACCTGCCTGAGGCTGAGAACGAACTGGTGGCCGGCTTTCATACCGAGTATTCGGGCATGCGCTTCGGCCTATTCTTCGTAGGGGAATACATCAATATGGTGGTACTCGGCGCCATCGTTACCAGTCTTTTTCTCGGTGGCTGGCACGGTCCGCTGTTGCCGCCCATCGTCTGGTTTTTCGGCAAAGTGCTAGCCGTAGCCTTCACCTTCATCTGGATTCGCGGCACCATGCCGCGTTTGCGCTACGACCAACTGATGGCCTTCGGCTGGAAAGCCCTGGTGCCCCTGGCCCTGGTCAATTTGCTGGCCACCGGCGGCATACTTCTCTGGCTTGGAGGTGCATCATGA
- the nuoI gene encoding NADH-quinone oxidoreductase subunit NuoI → MNLWRNIKGTFQPFWVTLRYLFKRPVTISYPEQKRTPPPRYRARMILTRDPEGEERCVACHLCSAACPVDCISMQAAERENGRRHAAWFRINFARCIYCGLCAEACPTLAIQMSPEYELSNRDPLKLVWEKEDLLVDHGGKDPDYNFYHHSGIGVVAPRGGNDDELPPVNIKTNLP, encoded by the coding sequence ATGAACCTTTGGCGAAACATCAAAGGCACCTTCCAACCCTTCTGGGTCACCTTACGCTATCTGTTTAAGCGGCCGGTGACGATCTCCTATCCGGAGCAGAAACGCACCCCGCCGCCCCGCTACCGTGCGCGAATGATCCTCACCCGCGATCCGGAAGGTGAAGAGCGCTGTGTGGCCTGCCATCTGTGCAGCGCCGCCTGTCCCGTCGACTGCATCTCCATGCAGGCAGCCGAACGGGAAAACGGACGACGCCATGCAGCCTGGTTTCGCATCAACTTCGCCCGCTGTATCTATTGCGGTCTTTGTGCCGAAGCTTGTCCGACATTAGCAATCCAGATGAGCCCCGAGTACGAACTGAGCAATCGCGATCCCCTGAAACTGGTCTGGGAAAAAGAGGATCTGCTCGTCGATCACGGCGGCAAGGATCCCGACTACAACTTTTACCACCACAGCGGAATCGGCGTTGTCGCCCCCCGCGGCGGTAATGACGACGAACTTCCACCGGTCAACATCAAAACCAACTTGCCCTGA
- a CDS encoding NADH-quinone oxidoreductase subunit J, which yields MASLLFYLLAATALLATLLCITRRSPVHAVIFLINAFFALALMFYLLGAPLIAAWEVIVYAGAIMVLFLFVIMTLELSPGSQRPALNRRQVAPALLLFLLLLVSAGLILTIDPAGQAGVPLYYASPRSFGAALFSRYGLAVKIVSFQLLFATTGAYYLGRRRKVRQGEESS from the coding sequence ATGGCAAGCTTACTTTTTTATTTACTGGCTGCGACAGCCCTGCTGGCTACCTTGCTCTGCATCACCCGCAGAAGCCCGGTACATGCTGTCATCTTCCTCATCAATGCCTTCTTTGCCCTGGCGCTGATGTTTTACCTGCTCGGCGCGCCTCTCATTGCCGCCTGGGAGGTGATCGTCTATGCCGGCGCGATCATGGTGTTGTTTCTGTTTGTTATTATGACTCTGGAGCTCAGCCCCGGATCGCAGAGACCGGCACTTAATCGCCGTCAGGTGGCACCGGCACTGTTATTGTTTTTACTGCTGCTGGTCTCCGCTGGCCTGATTCTTACTATTGACCCGGCAGGCCAGGCCGGGGTGCCGCTTTACTATGCGTCACCGCGCAGTTTCGGCGCCGCCCTGTTCAGCCGCTACGGCCTGGCGGTTAAAATCGTTTCTTTCCAGTTGCTCTTTGCGACCACCGGCGCCTACTATCTCGGCCGGCGCCGTAAAGTCCGACAAGGGGAGGAGTCGTCATGA
- the nuoK gene encoding NADH-quinone oxidoreductase subunit NuoK translates to MIVPLNHILLVAAALFFMGLSCTLMRRNLVMILIGVEIMLNAAGLVLVAGSAFWQQLDGQLMVMLIMGVTAAEVAVALAMVVYLHSRTGSIDVNTFKDLQG, encoded by the coding sequence ATGATCGTACCCTTAAACCACATTTTACTGGTCGCTGCGGCACTCTTTTTCATGGGCCTGTCCTGCACCTTGATGCGGCGCAATCTGGTTATGATTCTTATCGGCGTGGAAATTATGTTAAATGCTGCCGGCCTGGTATTGGTCGCAGGTTCAGCCTTCTGGCAACAACTGGACGGTCAATTGATGGTCATGTTGATCATGGGCGTGACCGCCGCCGAAGTGGCTGTCGCCCTGGCTATGGTGGTCTATCTGCACAGCCGCACTGGCTCTATCGACGTCAACACCTTCAAGGATCTACAGGGATGA
- the nuoL gene encoding NADH-quinone oxidoreductase subunit L: MSDALIGLIVLLPLCGAGLIILGGRCWPRRVTELLAVLAVASATMASALAWPLASGDGTTLELFNWLQSGSLQISVAFHFDRLAACMCLMVTGVATLIHIYAIAYLHNEPAVSRFFALLNLFVFAMLTLLLADNLLLLLLGWEGVGFCSYALIGYWYQKDANASAGRKAFLVTRSADLFLLVAILWLFQLTGTLNMAAINAQASTLPMATVTALGLLLLAGACGKSAQLPFMTWLPDAMAGPTPVSALIHAATMVTAGVYLLCRLFPLLSLSATAMTAVATVGAITALYGAACALAQRDLKRLLAYSTMSQVGYMFLAVGAGTVSGALFHLLVHAFFKALLFMAAGCVIHLAGGEQKLAYLQGVARRYPLLLWPLLAGGLCLAGVPLTGGFFSKDAILMATFMAGGKYYLLLGGLGLLAALLTALYSFRLLYVLCGSRQPAAVSHTLPISMLWPLLPLALLGLGGGLLNLPPMWGGNLRLQHLLETIDTSVHPHLSAELILAATAALLVLTAWLWSRYRYWQSPALRPAGRGEAFFLRGGDADRWQEELLQRPFRTLATGWRQFDEEFLGGLYRGAALLCLQSGQQLRRLTSGQLPHYLAAMALGLCALFGWLLLQLLQP; this comes from the coding sequence ATGAGCGACGCGCTGATTGGTCTTATCGTACTGCTGCCCCTCTGTGGGGCCGGCCTGATCATACTCGGCGGCCGTTGCTGGCCAAGACGAGTTACCGAACTGCTGGCGGTACTGGCAGTGGCCTCTGCGACTATGGCCAGCGCCCTGGCCTGGCCTCTGGCGAGTGGCGACGGCACCACTCTGGAACTTTTCAATTGGCTGCAAAGCGGGTCGTTACAAATTTCTGTCGCTTTCCATTTTGATCGGCTCGCGGCCTGCATGTGTCTCATGGTGACCGGCGTAGCCACCCTTATCCACATCTACGCTATCGCTTATCTGCACAACGAACCGGCGGTCAGCCGTTTCTTTGCGCTGCTCAACCTGTTCGTCTTTGCCATGCTGACCCTGTTGCTGGCTGACAATCTCTTGCTGTTGCTGCTTGGCTGGGAAGGGGTCGGGTTCTGTTCCTACGCCCTGATCGGCTACTGGTATCAGAAAGACGCCAATGCCAGCGCCGGCCGCAAGGCATTTCTGGTAACCCGCAGTGCCGACCTGTTTTTGCTGGTTGCCATCCTCTGGCTGTTTCAGTTGACCGGCACTCTGAATATGGCGGCAATTAACGCTCAGGCTTCGACCCTGCCGATGGCTACCGTTACCGCTCTTGGCCTGCTGCTGCTGGCCGGAGCCTGCGGCAAGTCGGCTCAGCTGCCCTTCATGACCTGGCTGCCCGATGCCATGGCCGGACCGACTCCGGTTTCCGCCCTGATCCATGCGGCAACCATGGTTACAGCGGGCGTTTATCTGCTCTGTCGGCTCTTTCCCCTGCTTAGCCTGTCAGCAACAGCCATGACTGCGGTAGCCACCGTCGGCGCTATTACCGCCCTGTACGGTGCCGCCTGCGCTCTTGCCCAGAGGGATCTGAAACGGTTATTAGCCTACTCAACCATGAGCCAGGTCGGCTATATGTTTCTTGCGGTGGGAGCCGGTACGGTCAGCGGCGCCCTGTTTCACCTGCTGGTTCACGCTTTCTTCAAGGCTCTATTGTTTATGGCGGCCGGCTGTGTCATTCACCTGGCGGGAGGCGAGCAGAAACTCGCCTACCTGCAAGGAGTGGCAAGGCGTTACCCCCTGCTGCTATGGCCCCTGCTCGCTGGCGGACTGTGCCTTGCCGGCGTGCCTTTAACCGGCGGTTTTTTTTCCAAGGATGCCATTTTGATGGCCACCTTCATGGCCGGCGGAAAATACTATCTGTTACTCGGTGGCTTGGGATTACTGGCAGCACTGCTCACCGCCCTGTACAGTTTTCGACTGCTTTATGTGTTGTGCGGAAGCCGCCAACCTGCTGCCGTCTCCCACACGCTACCGATCAGCATGCTCTGGCCACTCCTGCCCCTGGCCCTGCTTGGTCTTGGCGGCGGCCTGCTCAATCTTCCGCCCATGTGGGGAGGAAACTTGCGCCTGCAACACCTTTTAGAAACCATCGACACCAGCGTACATCCCCACCTGAGCGCAGAACTTATTTTGGCCGCTACGGCAGCATTGCTGGTGCTTACCGCCTGGCTGTGGAGCCGTTATCGGTACTGGCAAAGCCCCGCCTTGCGCCCGGCCGGCCGAGGGGAAGCATTTTTCTTGCGAGGCGGCGATGCGGACCGTTGGCAGGAAGAGCTGCTGCAGCGACCTTTCCGCACCCTGGCTACAGGCTGGCGCCAATTCGACGAAGAATTCCTCGGCGGCCTTTACCGCGGAGCGGCCCTTCTGTGCCTGCAGAGCGGCCAGCAACTGCGTCGACTGACCAGCGGCCAATTGCCCCATTACCTGGCCGCCATGGCCCTGGGCCTTTGCGCCCTGTTCGGCTGGCTGCTGTTGCAGCTGCTGCAACCTTAA
- a CDS encoding complex I subunit 4 family protein — protein sequence MTGNCPLPLLTLMLTLPLGTAALCLLFRQRPAVARSLALAGTLAVLLIAIGCFVLLPAEPGWLLLEDYRWISALGISIHLGIDGLALLMILLTAFLSVLAVWLSWNEADRPASYFALLLLVETGVLGVFMALDLVLFYICWELMLIPLFFLIGIWGQKGGIAAAMKFFLFSLAGSLLMLLAIVALYVLHGQQTGDYSFALAALQHTDLPAGLEPWLFAAFALAFLIKVPMVPLHSWQADAYSAAPAACSLLLAGILAKTGIYGLVRFALPLFPNTAQSALPLLATLALVGILYGGWIASAQRDLKRLVAYSSLAHLGFIVLGLSAWTTTAVEGALLQMVNHGLTTAALFILIALIEKRAGSRHLDELGGLWSRVPRLSALLLFFGLAALGLPGLNNFVGEILILLGTFSVRPLSAILAASGLLLAAIYMLRLLQGVIWGPTKDEHAWSDLARGEWLLLVPLVLLVLWLGLYPETFLEPLRGPAQVLLNSAAPLSLNGGLP from the coding sequence ATGACCGGTAACTGCCCCTTACCTTTACTCACCCTGATGCTGACCTTGCCCCTCGGCACGGCAGCCCTGTGCCTGCTCTTCAGACAACGTCCGGCTGTCGCCCGTAGTCTGGCCCTGGCCGGCACCCTTGCGGTACTACTGATCGCCATCGGTTGCTTCGTGCTGCTTCCGGCAGAACCGGGCTGGCTGTTACTGGAAGACTACCGCTGGATCTCCGCTTTGGGAATTAGCATTCACCTCGGCATCGATGGCCTAGCCCTGCTGATGATTTTATTGACGGCTTTTCTTTCAGTACTGGCGGTGTGGCTCTCTTGGAATGAAGCGGACCGACCGGCTAGCTACTTCGCCCTGCTGCTACTGGTGGAAACCGGGGTATTGGGCGTATTCATGGCCCTTGACCTGGTACTGTTCTACATTTGCTGGGAGCTGATGCTTATTCCGCTGTTCTTTTTGATCGGCATCTGGGGACAAAAAGGCGGCATCGCTGCAGCGATGAAGTTTTTCCTCTTCTCCCTCGCCGGAAGTTTGCTGATGCTGCTGGCCATCGTTGCGCTCTATGTCTTGCACGGCCAGCAAACCGGCGATTACAGTTTCGCCCTGGCCGCTCTACAGCACACCGATCTGCCAGCGGGACTCGAGCCTTGGTTGTTTGCCGCCTTTGCCCTGGCCTTCCTGATTAAGGTCCCAATGGTGCCACTACATAGCTGGCAGGCCGATGCATACAGTGCTGCTCCGGCGGCCTGCAGCCTGTTGCTGGCCGGCATCCTGGCCAAGACCGGCATCTACGGTCTGGTACGATTTGCCCTGCCGCTTTTTCCAAACACCGCCCAGAGTGCCCTGCCATTGCTGGCGACCCTGGCCCTGGTCGGTATTCTCTACGGCGGCTGGATCGCCAGCGCCCAACGGGATCTTAAACGGTTGGTAGCCTATTCTTCCCTGGCCCACCTCGGATTTATTGTCCTCGGCCTCAGCGCCTGGACCACTACTGCTGTAGAGGGGGCCCTGCTGCAGATGGTCAACCATGGTCTGACCACCGCCGCCCTGTTTATCCTTATCGCTCTGATCGAAAAGCGTGCCGGCAGCCGGCACCTTGACGAATTGGGCGGTTTATGGAGCCGGGTGCCGCGACTCTCGGCCTTGCTACTGTTTTTTGGGCTGGCCGCCCTTGGCCTGCCCGGACTCAACAACTTTGTCGGTGAAATTCTGATTCTGCTCGGAACCTTCAGCGTACGCCCCCTCTCGGCAATCCTTGCGGCGTCCGGCCTGCTGCTGGCCGCCATCTACATGTTGCGCCTGCTACAGGGCGTGATTTGGGGTCCCACCAAAGATGAGCACGCCTGGTCCGATCTGGCTCGAGGCGAATGGTTACTGCTGGTCCCTCTGGTTTTACTTGTACTGTGGTTGGGGCTCTATCCTGAAACCTTTCTTGAACCGCTACGGGGTCCAGCTCAGGTGTTGCTGAATAGCGCTGCCCCTCTGAGTCTGAACGGAGGGTTGCCGTGA
- a CDS encoding NADH-quinone oxidoreductase subunit N has product MTAPELIALLPLLILALGATALLMLARGSISRSWPLVVGALLALCAAVSAQLIPSCITDIGGMYTAGPYARFFITFWSLATAATLISSGSYLSRRQLPSGEYSALLLFAATGMGLLSSAISLSGIFLALEAFTLVFYVLVAFNKNCPLGSEAGLKYLVPGGVAAGLLAFGMALLYAASGSFQLPAATAALLPGAPMQSVALAGMTLLLGAFAFKLSLAPFHFWTPDVYQGAPAPITGLLASGSKGAVTAALLTLTATLPAAPTAFKPMLMVLALLSMVVGTLCALAQNNVKRMLAYSSVVHMGFVLTGLLCLNHTGRSAALFYLVGYSIVTLGIFAVITSFSGDKEPQQLSDYRGLAQHHPLRAVALTVLLLALAGLPPTVGFMGKLTIFSAALDAGYPLLAVIGILASVASIYFYLQPVIQMYMNPPGSTERIKGHAGEYIIIALCLGLTLAFGLLPNPLLEIIARFTP; this is encoded by the coding sequence GTGACTGCACCGGAACTGATTGCCCTGCTGCCGCTATTGATTCTTGCCCTCGGTGCCACTGCCTTGCTCATGCTGGCCCGTGGCTCCATCAGCCGCAGCTGGCCCCTGGTTGTCGGGGCGCTTCTGGCCCTATGCGCAGCTGTCAGCGCCCAGCTGATCCCCTCCTGCATAACCGACATTGGCGGCATGTATACTGCCGGACCTTACGCCCGCTTTTTCATCACCTTTTGGTCTTTGGCTACCGCAGCCACCTTGATTTCTTCCGGTTCCTATCTTTCCCGGCGCCAGTTGCCCAGCGGAGAGTACAGCGCCCTGCTGTTATTTGCCGCAACCGGTATGGGGTTGCTATCCTCTGCAATCTCCCTGAGCGGTATTTTTTTAGCGTTGGAAGCCTTCACCCTGGTTTTTTACGTACTCGTTGCCTTTAACAAGAACTGTCCCCTCGGTTCCGAAGCCGGTCTCAAGTATCTGGTCCCCGGAGGGGTGGCGGCCGGCCTGTTGGCCTTTGGCATGGCTCTGCTTTATGCTGCCAGCGGCAGTTTTCAATTACCCGCTGCCACCGCAGCCTTACTGCCTGGTGCCCCCATGCAATCGGTGGCCCTTGCCGGCATGACCCTGCTCTTGGGTGCCTTTGCTTTCAAACTGTCTCTGGCCCCCTTTCATTTCTGGACCCCGGATGTTTATCAAGGCGCTCCTGCTCCAATTACGGGCCTGCTTGCCAGCGGCAGCAAGGGAGCTGTTACCGCTGCTTTGCTGACCTTGACTGCAACCTTGCCCGCAGCTCCAACTGCATTTAAACCGATGCTGATGGTCCTGGCCCTGCTCTCCATGGTTGTTGGCACCCTTTGCGCCCTGGCCCAAAACAACGTCAAGCGGATGCTGGCCTATTCTTCTGTGGTCCATATGGGGTTTGTGCTCACCGGCCTGCTCTGTTTGAACCACACCGGGCGCAGCGCGGCGCTCTTCTACCTGGTGGGTTACAGCATTGTCACCTTGGGCATCTTTGCCGTCATCACCTCCTTCTCAGGCGATAAGGAACCGCAGCAACTATCCGACTATCGCGGCTTGGCCCAACACCATCCCCTGCGCGCTGTGGCTTTGACCGTCCTCCTGCTTGCTTTGGCCGGACTGCCGCCGACGGTAGGCTTTATGGGCAAATTGACGATATTTTCCGCCGCTCTGGATGCAGGCTACCCTTTGCTGGCGGTAATCGGCATTCTGGCATCGGTGGCCTCGATCTATTTTTACCTGCAACCCGTCATCCAGATGTACATGAACCCGCCCGGTTCAACAGAAAGAATTAAGGGGCATGCAGGGGAATATATTATCATCGCCCTGTGCCTGGGCTTGACCTTGGCCTTCGGTTTGCTTCCGAATCCCCTGCTGGAAATCATTGCCCGTTTCACTCCCTGA